In the genome of Neisseria animaloris, one region contains:
- the msrAB gene encoding bifunctional peptide-methionine (S)-S-oxide reductase MsrA/peptide-methionine (R)-S-oxide reductase MsrB, which yields MNSPKRSGWKVFTIVAALAAATATLLPQTQSAAAAPVPQVLQKLHDTHGKPAGNYLKKDKPTLIKFWASWCPLCLSELGHTESWITDSRFQTANLITVASPGFLGEKKPGEFQQWYAGLNYPKLPVITDDGGTIAKSLNISVYPSWAVLNKKGEVARIVKGSINEAQALALIENPDADIGRLQTQFYKPSDKKKESAVINTKTIYLAGGCFWGLEAYFQRVPGVVDAVSGYANGKTDHPSYEDVVYRDTGHAETVKVTYDADKLSLDDILQYYFRVIDPTSLNKQGNDRGTQYRTGVYYTNPAEKAVVEAALKKEQTKYSLPLVVENLPLKHFYEAEEYHQDYLIKNPNGYCHIDIRKADEPLPGKSAPQTKKGFNAATYRKPSDAELRRILTDEQYRVTQKSGTEYAFSHEYDHLFDPGIYVDVVSGEPLFSSADKYNSHCGWPSFTRPIEQAAVTEHDDLSYNMHRIEVRSRAADSHLGHVFPDGPKDKGGLRYCINGASLRFIPLDKMDAEGYGHLKSSVNR from the coding sequence ATGAATTCCCCCAAACGCTCCGGCTGGAAAGTGTTTACCATTGTTGCAGCACTGGCCGCCGCTACGGCCACACTACTGCCGCAAACACAATCCGCTGCCGCTGCGCCCGTGCCGCAAGTATTGCAAAAGCTGCACGACACCCACGGTAAACCCGCCGGAAACTATCTGAAAAAAGACAAACCTACATTAATTAAATTTTGGGCGAGCTGGTGCCCGCTGTGCCTATCTGAGCTAGGGCATACCGAGTCATGGATAACAGACAGCCGTTTTCAGACGGCCAATCTGATTACCGTGGCCTCTCCCGGCTTTCTTGGCGAGAAAAAACCGGGGGAATTCCAGCAATGGTATGCCGGCCTGAACTACCCCAAACTGCCGGTGATTACAGATGACGGCGGCACAATTGCCAAGAGCCTGAACATCAGCGTTTATCCGTCATGGGCCGTACTCAATAAAAAAGGCGAAGTCGCCCGCATCGTTAAAGGCAGTATTAATGAAGCACAGGCTTTGGCCTTGATAGAAAACCCAGATGCCGACATAGGCCGTCTGCAAACCCAATTCTACAAACCGAGCGATAAGAAAAAGGAATCTGCCGTGATCAATACCAAAACCATTTACCTGGCCGGAGGCTGCTTTTGGGGCTTGGAAGCCTACTTCCAACGTGTACCCGGCGTAGTCGATGCAGTATCCGGATACGCCAACGGCAAAACCGACCACCCTTCTTATGAAGACGTGGTTTACCGCGATACCGGCCATGCCGAAACCGTAAAAGTTACCTACGATGCCGACAAACTCAGCCTCGACGATATCCTGCAATACTATTTCCGCGTAATCGACCCCACCAGCCTCAACAAACAAGGCAACGACCGCGGCACACAGTACCGCACCGGTGTTTACTATACTAACCCTGCCGAAAAAGCAGTGGTAGAGGCCGCCTTAAAAAAAGAGCAAACCAAATACAGCCTACCGCTGGTTGTGGAAAACCTGCCGTTGAAACATTTCTACGAAGCAGAAGAATATCATCAGGATTACCTGATTAAAAACCCCAACGGCTACTGCCATATCGATATCCGCAAAGCCGACGAGCCGCTGCCCGGTAAAAGCGCACCGCAAACCAAAAAAGGTTTTAATGCCGCCACTTACCGTAAACCGAGCGATGCCGAGCTGAGACGTATATTGACCGACGAGCAATACCGCGTTACCCAAAAAAGCGGCACCGAATATGCCTTCAGCCACGAATACGACCATCTGTTCGACCCGGGTATCTATGTGGATGTCGTTAGCGGCGAACCTCTGTTCAGCTCCGCCGACAAATACAACTCCCACTGCGGCTGGCCTAGCTTTACCCGTCCGATCGAACAGGCCGCCGTTACCGAGCACGATGACTTAAGCTACAACATGCACCGCATCGAAGTACGCAGCCGTGCTGCCGATTCACACTTAGGCCACGTGTTCCCCGACGGCCCGAAAGACAAAGGCGGTTTGCGTTACTGCATCAATGGTGCCAGCCTGCGTTTCATCCCGCTGGATAAAATGGATGCCGAAGGTTACGGCCATCTGAAATCAAGCGTTAACCGTTAA
- a CDS encoding YheT family hydrolase, with protein sequence MTNLPPLHTPLWLRSGNLETLYAKTLQSPPPAYRRELLPDSTGQTLVAYDFIDSPRTDAPLVVLFHGLEGSSRSHYAVALMQVVLEKGWNGVVAHFRSCGGVPNTAPVFYHSGDTAEIKFMLDTLAARYPHIYAVGVSLGGNVLAKYLGEQGGCAVPKAAAVVSAPVDLAAAGARFDSGITRLLYTRYFLGSLLPKARANGFHTDKLQQCKTLGDFDDFFTAPLHGFADRYDYYRRASCKPLLPEIRIPTLLLNAVNDPFLPSEALPDHTEVSQYVTLLQPPYGGHVGFVSGSGKGHLNWLPQTVLAYFEQAV encoded by the coding sequence ATGACAAACCTGCCTCCGCTTCACACTCCCCTCTGGCTGCGCAGCGGCAATCTTGAAACTTTATATGCCAAAACGTTGCAGTCTCCGCCGCCTGCCTACCGCCGCGAACTGTTGCCCGACAGCACCGGCCAAACGTTGGTGGCTTATGATTTTATCGACAGCCCACGTACCGATGCTCCGTTGGTTGTGTTGTTCCACGGCTTGGAGGGCAGTAGCCGCAGCCATTACGCCGTCGCCTTGATGCAGGTGGTATTGGAAAAAGGGTGGAACGGTGTGGTGGCGCATTTCCGCAGTTGCGGCGGCGTGCCTAATACCGCGCCGGTGTTTTACCATTCTGGCGACACGGCCGAAATCAAGTTTATGCTCGATACTTTGGCGGCGCGTTACCCGCATATTTACGCCGTCGGCGTGTCGCTCGGCGGTAACGTGCTGGCGAAATATCTGGGCGAGCAGGGCGGCTGTGCCGTACCGAAAGCTGCTGCAGTGGTGTCCGCTCCCGTAGATTTGGCCGCCGCAGGTGCCCGTTTCGACAGCGGCATTACCCGTTTGCTCTACACCCGTTATTTTCTCGGTTCCCTCTTGCCGAAAGCCCGCGCCAACGGTTTTCATACCGATAAATTGCAGCAGTGCAAAACGCTGGGGGATTTCGACGATTTTTTCACTGCTCCGTTGCACGGCTTTGCCGACCGATATGACTATTACCGCCGTGCCTCGTGCAAGCCGTTACTGCCGGAAATCCGAATACCTACTTTATTGCTGAACGCCGTCAACGACCCGTTTCTGCCTTCCGAAGCGTTGCCCGACCATACCGAAGTTTCCCAATACGTTACGCTACTGCAGCCGCCGTATGGAGGGCATGTCGGGTTTGTGAGCGGCAGCGGCAAAGGCCATCTGAATTGGCTGCCCCAAACCGTATTGGCTTATTTTGAACAGGCCGTCTGA
- a CDS encoding HesA/MoeB/ThiF family protein has product MDDRDLLRYSRHILLDEIGIEGQQKLLDARALIVGCGGLGAAALPYLAAAGVGNLTIADNDTIDDTNLQRQITFTEGDIGKSKAEVMKGRLNVLNNRVRITALNERLTEARLTELMREADIVLDCCDNFATRLAVNRASVATHTPLVSGAAVRFEGQIAVYRPDLPDAPCYACLFDGNHANDGACSVFGVFSPLVGIIGTTQAAEALKILIGTGREAHGELLVYDALNNEWQRFPFEKNPQCRVCRI; this is encoded by the coding sequence ATGGACGACCGCGACCTCCTGCGTTACAGCCGACACATTCTGCTCGACGAAATCGGCATAGAAGGCCAGCAAAAGCTGCTTGATGCCCGTGCGTTGATTGTCGGTTGCGGCGGATTGGGCGCGGCCGCCCTGCCCTATCTGGCTGCGGCGGGAGTAGGCAATTTGACCATTGCCGACAACGACACCATAGACGACACCAACCTGCAACGCCAAATCACCTTCACGGAGGGCGACATCGGCAAAAGCAAAGCCGAAGTGATGAAAGGCCGTCTGAACGTCCTTAACAACCGCGTCCGCATCACTGCTTTAAACGAACGCTTAACCGAAGCCCGTTTAACCGAATTGATGCGGGAAGCCGACATCGTGCTCGACTGTTGCGACAATTTTGCCACGAGGCTGGCCGTCAACCGAGCTTCCGTTGCCACACACACTCCGTTGGTTTCCGGAGCCGCCGTACGTTTTGAAGGCCAGATTGCCGTTTACCGCCCCGACCTGCCCGATGCGCCCTGTTATGCCTGCCTGTTCGACGGCAACCATGCCAACGACGGAGCATGCTCGGTGTTCGGCGTATTTTCGCCTCTGGTCGGTATCATCGGCACCACACAAGCTGCCGAAGCCTTGAAAATCCTTATCGGCACCGGCCGCGAGGCACACGGCGAACTTTTGGTTTACGATGCCCTGAATAACGAATGGCAACGTTTCCCTTTTGAGAAAAACCCGCAATGCCGCGTATGCCGGATTTGA
- the luxS gene encoding S-ribosylhomocysteine lyase has product MPLLDSFKVDHTRMHAPAVRIAKTMQTPKGDNITVYDLRFCVPNQEILSEKGIHTLEHLFAGFMREHLNGVDVEIIDISPMGCRTGFYMSLIGTPDEQKVADAWLASMRDVLNVKDQNQIPELNEYQCGTYQMHSLIEAQGIAQNVLDRKISVNKNEDLTLDESLLKE; this is encoded by the coding sequence ATGCCCCTGCTCGACAGTTTCAAAGTTGACCACACCCGTATGCACGCTCCCGCCGTGCGTATTGCCAAAACCATGCAAACGCCGAAAGGCGACAACATTACCGTTTACGATCTGCGCTTTTGCGTGCCGAATCAGGAAATCTTGTCCGAAAAAGGCATTCACACGCTGGAGCACCTTTTCGCCGGCTTTATGCGCGAACATCTGAACGGAGTAGATGTGGAAATCATCGACATTTCCCCGATGGGCTGCCGCACCGGTTTCTACATGAGCCTGATCGGAACCCCCGACGAGCAAAAAGTTGCCGACGCATGGCTGGCTTCGATGCGGGATGTGTTGAACGTAAAAGACCAGAATCAGATTCCCGAACTGAACGAATACCAATGCGGCACTTACCAAATGCACTCGCTGATTGAAGCGCAAGGCATCGCCCAAAACGTGCTGGACCGCAAAATCAGCGTAAACAAAAACGAAGATTTGACGCTGGACGAAAGTTTGTTAAAAGAGTAA
- the tkt gene encoding transketolase has product MASQLANAIRFLSADAVQKANSGHPGAPMGMAEMAEVLWTKFLNHNPANPKFYNRDRFVLSNGHASMILYSLLHLTGYNVSIEDLKNFRQLHSKTPGHPEYGYTDGVETTTGPLGQGIANAVGMALAEKILAAEFNKDGLDIVDHHTYVFLGDGCLMEGVSHEACSLAGTLGLGKLIVLYDDNNISIDGKVDGWFTENIPQRFESYGWHVVPNVNGHDTAAIQTAIEAAKAETGKPSIICCKTLIGKGAATKEGSHKTHGAPLGDEEIEATRKHLGWNHGPFEIPQDVYAAWSTKEKGAKLEAEWNEKFARYQEKFPAEAAEFVRRMDNKLPENFDAYVQTALKEVCDKAEKIATRKASQNSIEILAKVLPEFVGGSADLTPSNLTDWSASKAVTGENGGNYIHYGVREFGMAAIMNGMALHGGVKPFGATFLMFSEYARNALRMASLMKINPIFVFTHDSIGLGEDGPTHQPVEQTATLRLIPNMAVWRPCDTAESLVAWAEAAKAADHPSCLIFSRQNLPFIPRSQAQLDSIKRGGYIISEAENGQAQAVVIATGSEVELALNAQEALAEQGIAVNVVSMPSTNVFDRQDAAYRNSVLPQNLPRIAVEAGVTDGWYKYVGLNGAVVGLDRFGESAPAELLFKEFGFTVDNVVNTVKAVLKA; this is encoded by the coding sequence ATGGCTTCTCAACTGGCAAATGCCATCCGTTTTCTTTCCGCCGACGCAGTTCAAAAAGCCAATTCCGGCCACCCCGGTGCGCCGATGGGCATGGCTGAAATGGCCGAAGTGCTGTGGACGAAATTTTTAAACCACAACCCCGCCAACCCCAAATTCTACAACCGCGACCGTTTCGTCCTTTCCAACGGCCACGCATCGATGATTCTTTACAGCCTGCTGCACCTTACCGGCTACAACGTATCCATTGAAGACCTGAAAAACTTCCGCCAACTGCACAGCAAAACCCCCGGCCACCCCGAATACGGCTACACCGACGGCGTGGAAACCACCACCGGCCCGTTGGGACAAGGCATTGCCAACGCAGTGGGCATGGCGTTGGCCGAAAAAATCCTTGCCGCCGAATTCAATAAAGACGGCCTCGATATCGTCGACCACCACACCTATGTATTCTTGGGCGACGGCTGCCTGATGGAAGGCGTGTCGCACGAAGCCTGCTCGCTGGCCGGCACTTTGGGCTTGGGCAAACTGATCGTGCTCTACGACGACAACAATATCTCCATCGACGGCAAAGTGGACGGCTGGTTTACCGAAAACATTCCGCAACGCTTTGAAAGCTACGGCTGGCATGTGGTGCCGAACGTAAACGGCCACGACACCGCCGCCATTCAGACGGCCATCGAAGCGGCGAAAGCCGAAACCGGCAAACCTTCCATCATCTGCTGCAAAACCTTAATCGGCAAAGGCGCGGCCACCAAAGAAGGCAGCCACAAAACCCACGGTGCGCCGTTGGGAGACGAAGAAATCGAAGCCACCCGCAAACATTTGGGCTGGAACCACGGTCCGTTTGAAATCCCGCAAGACGTTTACGCCGCGTGGAGCACCAAAGAAAAAGGCGCGAAACTCGAAGCCGAATGGAACGAAAAATTCGCCCGTTATCAAGAAAAATTCCCCGCCGAAGCCGCCGAGTTCGTGCGCCGCATGGATAACAAACTGCCTGAAAACTTCGATGCCTATGTTCAGACGGCCTTAAAAGAAGTGTGCGACAAAGCCGAAAAAATCGCCACCCGCAAGGCCAGCCAAAACAGCATTGAAATCCTCGCCAAAGTCTTGCCCGAATTTGTAGGCGGCTCTGCCGACCTTACCCCGTCGAACCTTACCGATTGGTCGGCAAGCAAAGCCGTAACCGGCGAAAACGGCGGCAACTATATCCACTACGGCGTGCGCGAATTCGGCATGGCCGCCATTATGAACGGCATGGCCCTGCACGGCGGCGTGAAACCTTTCGGCGCAACCTTCCTGATGTTCAGCGAATACGCCCGCAACGCTCTGCGCATGGCTTCGCTGATGAAAATCAACCCGATTTTCGTGTTTACCCACGACTCAATCGGCCTCGGCGAAGACGGCCCCACCCACCAGCCTGTCGAGCAAACCGCCACCCTGCGCCTGATTCCCAACATGGCCGTATGGCGGCCGTGCGACACCGCCGAATCGTTGGTGGCATGGGCAGAAGCCGCCAAAGCCGCCGACCATCCGAGCTGCCTGATTTTCAGCCGCCAAAACCTGCCGTTCATCCCGCGCAGCCAAGCCCAGTTGGACAGCATTAAACGCGGCGGCTATATCATTAGCGAAGCCGAAAACGGCCAAGCCCAAGCCGTGGTAATCGCCACCGGTTCCGAAGTCGAGTTGGCTTTGAACGCGCAAGAAGCATTGGCCGAACAAGGCATTGCCGTAAACGTCGTTTCCATGCCTTCCACCAACGTATTCGACCGGCAAGATGCCGCCTACCGCAACAGCGTGTTGCCGCAAAACCTGCCGCGTATCGCCGTTGAAGCAGGCGTTACCGACGGCTGGTACAAATACGTCGGTCTGAACGGTGCCGTAGTCGGCCTTGACCGCTTCGGCGAATCGGCTCCGGCGGAACTGCTGTTCAAAGAATTCGGCTTTACCGTTGATAATGTGGTAAACACCGTAAAAGCCGTGCTGAAAGCTTAA
- the moaC gene encoding cyclic pyranopterin monophosphate synthase MoaC, translating to MTDLTHFNESNEAHMVDIAAKMPTQRIARASGYINMSHDTIKLIVEGSTKKGDVLGIARIAAIQATKQTGFLIPLCHPIALTHVRVDFEIDTDLARIKATVTASTEGKTGVEMEALTGVNIALLTIYDMLKAVDKAMVITQIHLEEKTGGKSGPFVFDNSLENLIY from the coding sequence ATGACCGACCTAACCCATTTCAACGAAAGCAACGAAGCCCACATGGTAGACATTGCAGCCAAAATGCCCACCCAACGCATCGCCCGTGCCAGCGGCTACATCAATATGAGCCACGACACCATAAAACTGATTGTCGAAGGTTCCACAAAAAAAGGCGATGTGCTCGGCATTGCCCGCATTGCCGCCATCCAGGCCACCAAACAAACCGGCTTTCTGATTCCACTGTGCCATCCGATTGCACTTACCCACGTTCGCGTAGACTTTGAAATCGATACCGATCTGGCACGCATCAAAGCTACCGTAACCGCCAGCACCGAAGGCAAAACCGGTGTGGAAATGGAAGCCCTTACCGGTGTCAACATCGCCCTGCTTACCATCTACGACATGCTCAAAGCAGTCGATAAAGCCATGGTGATTACCCAAATCCACCTTGAAGAAAAAACCGGCGGCAAGAGCGGCCCGTTTGTTTTCGACAACAGCCTCGAAAACCTCATCTACTAA
- a CDS encoding phosphatase PAP2 family protein, with product MLPLRAYIPPFPRLLVLFLGIVIPLVIAGFIADDIRAQQHFVFEQPLMMWVHEHAGEAFTPVAIVLHHLGKSAVAIPITVLFALWLYLRRRRGYALFVLLGAALSTAVMFIAKQFFNRPRPEFWPRIVEETNASFPSGHSTFAAAIATLIVLVYWYSPYRKYIIAAAVAFTLFMGFSRIVLGVHYPTDVLVGWITGVSTVLGLHLVLFRKLPEST from the coding sequence ATGCTGCCTTTACGCGCTTATATCCCGCCTTTTCCTCGGTTGCTTGTCCTTTTTCTGGGCATCGTTATTCCTTTGGTTATTGCCGGTTTTATCGCCGACGACATCAGAGCCCAGCAGCATTTCGTTTTCGAGCAGCCGCTGATGATGTGGGTGCACGAGCATGCGGGTGAGGCTTTTACACCTGTTGCCATTGTGTTGCATCATCTCGGTAAAAGCGCCGTTGCCATACCGATTACCGTATTGTTTGCATTGTGGCTTTATTTGCGCAGGCGGCGCGGTTATGCTTTATTCGTGCTGTTGGGAGCGGCTTTGTCTACTGCAGTTATGTTTATCGCCAAACAGTTTTTCAACCGCCCGCGCCCTGAATTCTGGCCGCGTATCGTCGAGGAAACCAATGCTTCTTTTCCCAGCGGACACAGCACGTTTGCCGCTGCCATTGCTACTTTGATTGTATTGGTGTATTGGTATTCGCCTTATCGGAAATACATTATCGCCGCAGCGGTTGCATTTACGCTGTTTATGGGCTTTTCGCGCATCGTTTTAGGTGTACACTATCCTACCGATGTATTGGTGGGCTGGATTACCGGTGTCAGCACCGTGCTCGGCCTGCATCTTGTTTTATTCCGTAAGCTGCCCGAATCTACATGA
- the ppc gene encoding phosphoenolpyruvate carboxylase, with protein sequence MQLHILNNPKDAALAADAAFLKQALFKLLQNETTDAVLNTVKALSDAEDSSAVIEKILPQLDEKQTQNLIIACGMFAQILNIAEDVHHERRRLAHESAGTSAAEGSLVETVRKLRKHQIDAETLQKQLDQTHIAAVLTAHPTEVQRQATLNFHRRIRMLLPQREFCRSAEALEELQREIDTSLLALWQTSETRHFKITVKDEINNGVSIFPLSFFYALPKLYRSMEKTFQTVWSDIRIPDLLQIGGWIGGDRDGNPFVSADTLRHAFTRHADTVFHYYRRQLGELYQDLPLSVRRVRVNEGVTALSAQSPDTAIAHEEEPYRRAIAYIMARLIGKAHKLGLTLGCRFGTLEPYPDAESFIADLKTLQQSLSDNGSELLAGARLADVIRTASVFGFFMMPLDLRQHGGKHAEVVAELFRHAGLEDYEALPEQEKQAVLLRELQNQRPLYNPYTVYSEHTRHELAIFHEARKIKDEFGEKAINQSIISNAEAPSDLLVLALLLKESGLLVLENGKPVSRINIVPLFETIEALENACAVMETMFNLSWYRDLLVGRDNIQEIMLGYSDSNKDGGYVSSSWELYQAEQGLVVLFARYGIRMRLFHGRGGSVGRGGGPSYQAVLAQPQGSVAGQIRITEQGEVISAKYADFNNAHRNLETLVAATLEASLLPNQKDPDGNLMQALSDSAFKHYRALITCDGFIDYFLQTSPIREIATLNLGSRPASRKTLARIQDLRAIPWVFSWTQNRLMLPAWYGFGSAVEELCRQDAGRLKDMQQHAQDNPFFQAMLSNMEQVMAKTDLTLAENYAGLSESPQRAAEIFGMIKEEYLRSRKALLDILQTGELLSDNRSLARSLALRMPYLNALNGLQVALLKQLRKDPENPYLLQMVHLTINGVAQGLRNTG encoded by the coding sequence ATGCAGCTTCACATCCTCAATAATCCGAAAGATGCGGCACTGGCCGCCGATGCAGCGTTTCTGAAACAGGCGTTGTTCAAATTGTTGCAAAATGAAACGACCGATGCGGTGTTAAACACGGTAAAAGCATTGTCCGACGCGGAAGACAGCAGTGCGGTCATCGAAAAAATATTGCCGCAATTGGACGAAAAGCAAACTCAAAACCTGATTATTGCCTGCGGCATGTTCGCCCAGATTTTGAATATTGCCGAGGATGTGCACCACGAACGCCGCCGTTTAGCACATGAAAGTGCAGGGACGAGTGCGGCAGAAGGCAGTTTGGTGGAAACGGTACGCAAGCTGCGCAAACATCAAATTGATGCCGAAACCCTGCAAAAACAATTGGATCAAACGCATATCGCCGCGGTATTGACCGCGCATCCTACCGAAGTGCAACGTCAGGCTACTTTGAACTTTCACCGCCGCATCCGTATGCTGCTGCCGCAACGCGAGTTCTGCCGCAGCGCGGAAGCTTTGGAAGAGCTGCAACGTGAAATCGACACGTCGCTTTTGGCTTTGTGGCAAACCAGCGAAACCCGCCATTTCAAAATCACGGTAAAAGATGAAATCAACAACGGCGTGTCAATTTTTCCGCTGAGTTTTTTCTACGCGCTGCCCAAACTCTACCGCTCGATGGAAAAAACCTTTCAAACCGTGTGGTCCGATATCCGCATTCCCGATCTGCTGCAAATCGGCGGCTGGATAGGCGGCGACCGCGACGGCAATCCGTTTGTTTCCGCCGACACCTTGCGCCATGCGTTTACCCGTCATGCCGATACCGTATTCCACTATTACCGCCGCCAGTTGGGCGAGCTGTATCAGGACCTGCCGCTGTCGGTGCGCAGGGTGCGGGTGAATGAGGGCGTAACGGCATTGTCCGCCCAATCCCCCGATACCGCCATCGCCCACGAAGAAGAGCCGTACCGCCGCGCCATCGCCTACATCATGGCGCGCTTAATCGGCAAAGCGCATAAACTCGGCCTGACTTTGGGGTGCCGTTTCGGCACGCTGGAGCCGTATCCCGATGCCGAAAGTTTTATTGCCGATTTGAAAACATTGCAACAATCTTTGAGCGACAACGGCAGCGAGTTGCTGGCCGGAGCGCGCTTGGCCGACGTTATCCGCACCGCTTCGGTGTTCGGTTTCTTCATGATGCCGCTCGATTTGCGCCAACATGGCGGCAAACACGCCGAAGTGGTGGCCGAATTGTTCCGGCATGCCGGATTGGAAGATTACGAGGCTTTGCCGGAGCAGGAAAAACAAGCCGTTTTATTGCGCGAACTGCAAAACCAACGCCCGCTTTACAATCCCTACACCGTATACAGCGAACACACGCGGCACGAGCTGGCGATTTTCCACGAAGCGCGCAAAATCAAAGACGAGTTCGGCGAAAAAGCCATCAACCAAAGCATTATCTCCAATGCCGAAGCCCCCAGCGATTTGCTGGTGCTGGCCTTGCTGCTGAAAGAGAGCGGTTTGCTGGTGTTGGAAAACGGCAAACCTGTGAGCCGCATCAATATCGTGCCGCTGTTCGAAACCATAGAAGCGCTCGAAAACGCCTGTGCCGTGATGGAAACCATGTTCAACCTGTCGTGGTATCGCGATTTGCTTGTCGGCCGCGACAATATTCAGGAAATCATGCTCGGCTATTCCGACAGCAATAAAGACGGCGGCTATGTGAGCAGTTCGTGGGAGCTGTATCAGGCGGAACAAGGCTTAGTGGTGCTTTTCGCCCGCTACGGCATCAGAATGAGGCTGTTTCACGGGCGCGGCGGTAGTGTCGGACGAGGCGGCGGCCCTTCTTACCAAGCAGTGCTGGCGCAGCCGCAGGGCAGCGTAGCGGGGCAGATACGCATTACCGAGCAGGGCGAAGTGATCAGTGCCAAATACGCCGACTTCAACAACGCCCACCGCAACCTCGAAACACTGGTTGCCGCTACGCTCGAAGCCAGCTTGCTGCCAAACCAAAAAGACCCCGACGGCAACCTGATGCAGGCATTGTCCGACAGCGCATTCAAGCATTACCGCGCCTTGATTACCTGCGACGGCTTCATCGACTATTTCCTGCAAACCAGCCCGATCCGCGAAATCGCCACCCTCAACCTCGGCAGCCGACCCGCCAGCCGTAAAACACTGGCGCGCATTCAAGACCTGCGTGCGATTCCGTGGGTATTCTCATGGACGCAAAACCGCTTGATGCTGCCCGCGTGGTACGGCTTCGGCAGCGCGGTGGAAGAGTTGTGCCGGCAAGATGCAGGCCGTCTGAAAGACATGCAGCAGCACGCACAAGACAACCCCTTCTTCCAAGCCATGTTGTCGAATATGGAGCAAGTGATGGCGAAAACCGACTTGACGTTGGCGGAAAACTACGCCGGTTTGAGCGAGTCGCCGCAACGCGCCGCCGAAATTTTCGGCATGATTAAAGAAGAATACCTCAGAAGCCGCAAAGCCCTGTTGGATATTCTGCAAACCGGCGAACTGCTCAGCGACAACCGCAGTTTGGCCCGCTCGCTGGCCTTGCGGATGCCGTATCTGAATGCCCTCAACGGCTTGCAGGTAGCCCTGCTCAAACAGCTGCGCAAAGACCCCGAAAACCCCTATCTGCTGCAAATGGTGCATCTCACTATCAACGGAGTCGCACAGGGTTTGCGCAATACCGGCTGA